Proteins from a single region of Cupriavidus sp. MP-37:
- a CDS encoding methyl-accepting chemotaxis protein, with product MLHNLSLKKKLLLPLVLSWVCLLGITLWDAWHIRTLRMEERRLDLAHVTDAAVSVVADYEALAKAGKLPVEEAKQQAIERVRAMRFGADGYFTLMRSDTVVLMHPFKPEMNGKAMEGMKDPNGVYLFRDIAAIGKGPGKGFVEYLWPKPGAQAPQPKLSYVANFRPWDWNFIAGLYLDDIEAAFRAELWQALGLLLAVGTLMSLVMVRVAASLQRQLGGEPATTAQIAGRIAEGDLAGQVEVRAGDEHSVLYAMHRMQSRLTGAIGSIRGSADSIAGAAKQIAAGNADLSRRSEEQAASLQETAASMEQLTSTVRQSAENARQASRLAEGASDIAVRGGTIVSQVVDTMGEIKSASGKVVDIIGVIEGIAFQTNILALNAAVEAARAGDQGRGFAVVAGEVRTLAQRSATAAKEIKALIGNSAQRVEDGAVLVENAGRAMGEIVDAVKRVTDLMGEMRAATEEQTGGIEQVNQAVSQMDQMAQQNAALVEQAAAAAASLEDQAEALHRAVGQFRLAA from the coding sequence ATGCTGCACAACCTGAGCCTGAAGAAAAAACTGCTGTTGCCGCTGGTGCTGAGCTGGGTCTGCCTGCTCGGCATCACGCTGTGGGACGCGTGGCACATCCGCACGCTGCGCATGGAGGAGCGCCGGCTCGACCTGGCCCACGTCACCGACGCCGCCGTTTCCGTGGTGGCCGACTACGAGGCCCTGGCCAAGGCCGGCAAGCTGCCCGTCGAGGAGGCGAAGCAGCAGGCGATCGAGCGCGTGCGCGCAATGCGCTTTGGCGCCGACGGCTATTTCACGCTGATGCGTTCCGACACCGTGGTGCTGATGCACCCGTTCAAGCCGGAAATGAACGGCAAGGCGATGGAGGGCATGAAGGATCCCAACGGCGTCTACCTGTTCCGCGACATCGCCGCGATCGGCAAGGGCCCCGGCAAGGGCTTCGTCGAATACCTGTGGCCCAAGCCGGGCGCGCAGGCGCCGCAGCCCAAGCTCAGCTACGTGGCCAACTTCCGCCCGTGGGACTGGAACTTCATCGCCGGGCTGTACCTGGATGACATCGAGGCGGCGTTCCGCGCCGAGCTGTGGCAGGCGCTGGGCCTGCTGCTGGCGGTGGGCACGCTGATGTCGCTGGTGATGGTGCGGGTCGCGGCCAGCCTGCAGCGCCAGCTCGGCGGCGAGCCGGCCACCACCGCGCAGATTGCCGGGCGCATCGCCGAAGGCGACCTCGCCGGCCAGGTCGAAGTGCGCGCCGGCGACGAGCACAGCGTGCTCTACGCGATGCACCGCATGCAGTCGCGCCTGACCGGCGCGATCGGCAGCATCCGCGGCTCGGCCGATTCGATTGCCGGGGCGGCCAAGCAGATCGCCGCGGGCAATGCCGACCTGTCGCGCCGCAGCGAGGAGCAGGCCGCGTCGCTGCAGGAAACCGCCGCCAGCATGGAGCAGCTCACCAGCACCGTGCGCCAGAGCGCCGAGAACGCGCGCCAGGCCAGCCGCCTGGCCGAGGGCGCGTCGGACATCGCCGTGCGCGGCGGCACCATCGTCAGCCAGGTGGTGGACACCATGGGCGAGATCAAGAGCGCCTCGGGCAAGGTGGTCGACATCATCGGCGTGATCGAGGGCATTGCCTTCCAGACCAATATCCTGGCGCTCAACGCGGCGGTCGAGGCGGCCCGTGCCGGCGACCAGGGCCGCGGCTTCGCGGTGGTGGCCGGCGAGGTGCGCACGCTGGCGCAGCGCAGCGCCACCGCGGCCAAGGAGATCAAGGCGCTAATCGGCAACTCGGCGCAGCGCGTCGAAGACGGCGCGGTGCTGGTCGAGAACGCAGGCCGCGCGATGGGCGAGATCGTCGACGCGGTCAAGCGCGTGACCGACCTGATGGGCGAAATGCGCGCCGCCACCGAGGAGCAGACCGGCGGCATCGAGCAGGTCAACCAGGCGGTGTCGCAGATGGACCAGATGGCGCAGCAGAACGCCGCGCTGGTGGAACAGGCCGCCGCCGCAGCCGCATCGCTGGAAGACCAGGCCGAAGCGCTGCACCGCGCCGTGGGCCAGTTCCGCCTGGCGGCCTGA
- a CDS encoding penicillin acylase family protein encodes MLRTPRRLAAALALLATTIPAAMAEAPARQQTFAVPGLEKPASVLVDRWGVPHIYAGTLYDAFYAQGFMAARDRLWQIDLWRKRGLGEMAKDFGPAYADGDRMARAVLFRGDMYREWLAYGSDAKRVAEAFVAGVNAYVALTEQKPELLPPEFRKLNYKPARWRAEDIVRIRHHGLTLNFTGEIDRARLYCEAKEQAARADWLRRELDPQIEPRLNPGLDPCTVPAAELRRAYELATAAARFPKEAWGDAKAAGIPLDQLYAVVDANSDTGRSLGSNNWVIGGKRTTTGRPILANDPHRSHGAPSLRYISHLNAPGMSVIGAGEPFLPGISIGHNGTIAFGLTRFYMDQEDLYGYELNPANPREYKYKGRWEPIETITEDIVVKGEPAPRKVTLDFTRHGPVLVSGSGHAWALRAAWLDNGMAPYFGSMDYMRARNWDQFRAAMNRWGAPGENQVYADTAGNIGWIPGGLTVKRPNWDGLTPVAGDGRYEWAGYRNMDELPWAYNPAPGYIVTANENNIPPEHPAAKLGVGYEWSDSSRARRLKAVVGANPRSSVQDSMAWQNDTVSLPAQRVVALLQDVRSDDAQLARGLELLRGWNGNERADSAAAALFEVWFSKHLRQAVVRAALPPEAARLVGAGDAARVVAVLEQPGPWMPLERRNAVMLESLKAAMAEVEAKLGPDPRGWQWGKLHTAVFTHPLDPILSDAERQQFNVNAGPIGGSAFTPMNTSYRNNDFRLTAGASFRMVLDVGNWDASRVINTPGQSGNPASAHYRDLAPLWAKGEYFPLVYTRKAVERASRERVELVPQ; translated from the coding sequence ATGTTACGCACCCCCCGCCGCCTGGCCGCTGCGCTGGCCCTGCTCGCCACCACTATCCCCGCGGCCATGGCCGAAGCGCCTGCCCGGCAGCAGACCTTCGCCGTACCCGGCCTCGAAAAGCCCGCCAGCGTGCTGGTCGACCGCTGGGGCGTGCCGCATATCTATGCCGGCACGCTCTACGACGCCTTCTATGCGCAGGGCTTCATGGCCGCGCGCGACCGCCTGTGGCAGATCGACCTGTGGCGCAAGCGCGGCCTCGGCGAGATGGCCAAAGACTTTGGTCCGGCCTACGCCGATGGCGACCGCATGGCGCGCGCGGTGCTGTTCCGCGGCGACATGTACCGCGAATGGCTGGCCTACGGCAGCGACGCCAAGCGCGTGGCCGAGGCCTTTGTCGCGGGGGTGAACGCCTACGTGGCGCTGACCGAGCAGAAGCCGGAGCTGCTGCCGCCGGAGTTCCGCAAGCTCAACTACAAGCCGGCACGCTGGCGCGCGGAAGATATCGTGCGCATCCGCCATCACGGCCTGACGCTGAATTTCACCGGCGAGATCGACCGCGCCCGCCTCTACTGCGAGGCCAAGGAGCAGGCGGCGCGCGCCGACTGGCTGCGCCGCGAGCTCGATCCGCAGATCGAACCGCGGCTCAACCCCGGCCTCGACCCCTGCACCGTGCCCGCGGCCGAACTGCGCCGCGCCTACGAACTGGCCACCGCCGCCGCGCGCTTCCCCAAGGAAGCCTGGGGCGACGCGAAGGCCGCCGGCATCCCGCTCGACCAGCTCTACGCCGTGGTCGATGCCAACAGCGATACCGGCCGCAGCCTGGGCTCGAACAACTGGGTCATCGGCGGCAAGCGCACCACCACCGGCCGCCCGATCCTGGCCAACGACCCGCACCGCTCGCACGGCGCGCCCAGCCTGCGCTACATCAGCCACCTGAACGCACCGGGGATGTCGGTGATCGGCGCCGGCGAGCCGTTCCTGCCGGGCATCTCGATCGGGCACAACGGCACCATCGCCTTTGGCCTGACGCGCTTCTACATGGACCAGGAAGACCTGTACGGCTACGAGCTGAACCCGGCCAACCCGCGCGAGTACAAATACAAGGGCCGCTGGGAGCCGATCGAGACCATCACCGAAGATATCGTGGTGAAGGGCGAGCCCGCGCCGCGCAAGGTCACGCTGGACTTCACCCGCCACGGCCCGGTGCTGGTGTCCGGGTCCGGGCATGCATGGGCGCTGCGCGCTGCGTGGCTGGACAACGGCATGGCGCCGTATTTCGGGTCGATGGACTACATGCGCGCGCGCAACTGGGACCAGTTCCGCGCCGCCATGAACCGCTGGGGCGCGCCGGGCGAGAACCAGGTCTATGCCGATACCGCCGGCAATATCGGCTGGATCCCGGGCGGGCTGACCGTCAAGCGTCCCAACTGGGACGGCCTGACACCGGTGGCCGGCGACGGCCGCTATGAATGGGCCGGCTACCGCAACATGGACGAACTGCCGTGGGCCTACAACCCCGCGCCGGGCTATATCGTCACCGCCAACGAAAACAACATCCCGCCCGAGCACCCGGCCGCGAAGCTGGGCGTGGGCTACGAATGGAGCGACAGTTCGCGCGCGCGCCGGCTGAAGGCGGTGGTCGGCGCCAATCCGCGCAGCTCGGTGCAGGATTCGATGGCGTGGCAGAACGACACCGTGTCGCTGCCGGCGCAGCGCGTGGTGGCGCTGTTGCAGGACGTGCGCAGCGACGACGCGCAACTGGCGCGCGGGCTCGAGCTGCTGCGTGGCTGGAACGGCAACGAACGCGCCGACAGCGCGGCCGCGGCGCTGTTCGAGGTCTGGTTCAGCAAGCACCTGCGCCAGGCCGTGGTGCGCGCCGCGCTGCCGCCCGAAGCCGCGCGCCTGGTCGGTGCGGGCGATGCCGCGCGCGTGGTCGCGGTGCTGGAGCAGCCCGGGCCGTGGATGCCGCTGGAACGCCGCAACGCGGTGATGCTCGAATCGCTGAAGGCCGCCATGGCCGAGGTCGAAGCCAAACTCGGCCCGGACCCGCGCGGCTGGCAATGGGGCAAGCTCCACACCGCCGTGTTCACGCATCCGCTGGACCCGATCCTGAGCGATGCCGAACGCCAGCAGTTCAACGTCAACGCCGGCCCGATCGGCGGCTCGGCCTTCACGCCGATGAACACCAGCTACCGCAACAACGATTTCCGGCTGACCGCCGGCGCGTCGTTCCGCATGGTGCTGGATGTCGGCAACTGGGACGCCTCGCGCGTGATCAACACGCCGGGGCAGTCAGGCAACCCCGCCAGCGCGCACTACCGCGACCTGGCGCCGTTGTGGGCCAAGGGCGAGTATTTCCCGCTGGTCTATACGCGCAAGGCGGTGGAGAGGGCGAGCCGGGAGAGGGTGGAGCTGGTGCCGCAGTAA
- the chrA gene encoding chromate efflux transporter: MATLPSPSDDTRGHDGPLAVFLIFLRLGLTSFGGPVAHLAYFREELVRRRRWLSEAAYADVVALCQCLPGPASSQTGIALGLARAGYGGALAAWVGFTLPSALLMIVFALGVTHYGMAAAPGALHGLKLVAVAVVAQAVWGMARTLCSGPVRIAIMLVAAGTMLAWPGPWSQVALMAAAAAAGMALLRPALGGAHEPLRLPVTHRGGVLALALFAALLAGLPLLAQWAADPAVRVFDAFYRAGALVFGGGHVVLPLLDAAVVTPGWVGKETFLAGYGAAQAMPGPLFSFAAFLGAAMQRPPTGIAGGLLCTLAIFLPGALLVLGALPFWESLRRNRRAQAALAGINAGVVGLLLAALWHPVWTSAVQGPLDIVLVALALVALMRWKLPPWLVVVASGVAGWVVTAAL, from the coding sequence ATGGCCACCTTGCCCAGCCCATCCGACGACACCCGTGGCCATGACGGGCCGCTTGCCGTGTTCCTGATCTTCCTGCGGCTCGGCCTGACCTCGTTCGGCGGTCCGGTGGCCCACCTGGCGTACTTCCGCGAGGAGCTGGTGCGCCGCCGCCGCTGGCTCAGCGAGGCGGCCTATGCCGACGTGGTCGCGCTGTGCCAGTGCCTGCCCGGACCGGCCAGCAGCCAGACCGGCATCGCGCTGGGGCTGGCGCGCGCCGGCTATGGCGGCGCGCTGGCGGCATGGGTGGGCTTTACGCTGCCGTCGGCGCTGCTCATGATCGTGTTCGCGCTGGGGGTGACCCATTACGGCATGGCCGCCGCGCCAGGCGCGTTGCACGGGCTGAAGCTGGTGGCGGTGGCGGTGGTGGCACAGGCCGTATGGGGCATGGCGCGGACGCTGTGCAGCGGGCCGGTGCGCATCGCCATCATGCTGGTGGCCGCCGGCACCATGCTGGCGTGGCCGGGACCGTGGTCGCAGGTGGCCCTGATGGCCGCCGCCGCGGCCGCCGGCATGGCCCTGTTGCGGCCGGCGCTGGGCGGCGCGCACGAACCGCTGCGCCTGCCGGTGACGCATCGCGGCGGCGTGCTGGCGCTGGCGCTGTTCGCCGCGCTGCTGGCCGGCCTGCCGCTGCTGGCGCAGTGGGCCGCCGATCCGGCCGTGCGCGTGTTCGACGCCTTTTACCGCGCCGGCGCACTGGTCTTTGGCGGCGGGCACGTGGTGCTGCCGCTGCTGGATGCGGCCGTGGTGACGCCCGGCTGGGTCGGCAAGGAAACCTTCCTGGCCGGCTACGGCGCGGCGCAGGCCATGCCCGGGCCGCTGTTCTCCTTTGCCGCCTTCCTCGGCGCCGCCATGCAGCGTCCGCCCACCGGCATTGCCGGCGGCCTGTTGTGCACGCTGGCGATCTTCCTGCCCGGCGCGCTGCTGGTGCTGGGCGCGCTGCCGTTCTGGGAAAGCCTGCGCCGCAACCGGCGCGCACAGGCGGCGCTGGCCGGCATCAATGCCGGCGTGGTCGGGCTGCTGCTGGCGGCGCTGTGGCATCCGGTCTGGACCAGCGCGGTGCAGGGTCCGCTGGACATCGTGCTGGTGGCACTGGCGCTGGTGGCGCTGATGCGGTGGAAGCTGCCGCCGTGGCTGGTGGTGGTGGCCAGCGGCGTGGCGGGGTGGGTAGTCACTGCCGCCCTGTGA
- a CDS encoding DUF4198 domain-containing protein, protein MKPSLMSAASSRLAVRAAVLALAALAPLAAHAHRQWLLPSATVLSGSDPWVTVDAAVSNDLFYFEHVPMRLDNLQVTAPDGSAVKAENAATGKYRSTFDLHLTQPGTYRVAVVNNGLFASYKVDGQAKRWRGSAENFAREVPANAQDLQVTQAEGRIESFVTAGKPSDKGLRPVGRGLELAPITHPNDLVAGDTASFRLLLDGKPASNLKVAVVPGGIRYRDQLQEFSATTDADGKFSVKWPAPGMYWMEAEVKDDKTTFKQAKSRRAVYAVTVEVLPQ, encoded by the coding sequence ATGAAACCTTCCCTGATGTCCGCCGCTTCTTCCCGCCTGGCGGTGCGCGCCGCCGTCCTGGCCCTCGCCGCGCTCGCGCCGCTGGCCGCCCACGCGCACCGCCAGTGGCTGCTGCCGTCGGCCACCGTGCTGTCCGGCAGCGACCCGTGGGTGACCGTGGACGCCGCGGTCTCGAACGACCTGTTCTACTTCGAGCACGTGCCGATGCGGCTCGACAACCTGCAGGTGACCGCCCCCGACGGCAGCGCGGTCAAGGCCGAGAACGCGGCCACCGGCAAGTACCGCAGCACCTTCGACCTGCACCTGACCCAGCCGGGCACCTATCGCGTGGCGGTGGTCAACAACGGCCTGTTCGCCAGCTACAAGGTCGACGGGCAGGCCAAGCGCTGGCGCGGCAGCGCCGAGAACTTCGCCAGGGAAGTCCCGGCCAACGCGCAGGACCTGCAGGTCACGCAGGCCGAGGGCCGCATCGAATCCTTCGTCACCGCCGGCAAGCCCAGCGACAAGGGCCTGCGCCCCGTCGGCCGCGGCCTCGAGCTGGCGCCGATCACGCATCCGAACGACCTGGTCGCCGGCGACACCGCCAGCTTCCGCCTGCTGCTCGACGGCAAGCCCGCCAGCAACCTGAAGGTCGCCGTGGTGCCGGGCGGCATCCGCTACCGCGACCAGCTGCAGGAGTTCAGCGCCACCACCGACGCCGACGGCAAGTTCAGCGTCAAGTGGCCGGCCCCCGGCATGTACTGGATGGAAGCCGAAGTGAAGGACGACAAGACCACCTTCAAGCAGGCCAAGTCGCGCCGCGCCGTCTATGCGGTGACGGTGGAAGTGCTGCCGCAATAA
- a CDS encoding type 1 glutamine amidotransferase domain-containing protein: MKILMVLTSHDQLGNTGKKTGFWLEEFAAPYYVFKDAGADITLASPKGGQPPIDPKSDDPDAQTDATRRFRSDSAAQQALGSTLTLDQVKAEDFDAVFYPGGHGPLWDLAEDKRSIALIEQFDRLGKPVGAVCHAPGVLRHVKGADGQPLVQGKEVTGFTNSEEAAVQLTEVVPFLVEDVLKANGGRFTRGDDWTSHVAVAGRLVTGQNPASSEAGAEAVLGLLK, translated from the coding sequence ATGAAAATCCTGATGGTGCTGACCTCGCACGACCAGCTCGGCAATACCGGCAAGAAGACCGGCTTCTGGCTGGAGGAATTCGCCGCCCCGTACTACGTCTTCAAGGACGCCGGCGCCGACATCACGCTGGCCTCGCCCAAGGGCGGCCAGCCGCCGATCGACCCCAAGAGCGACGACCCGGATGCGCAGACCGATGCGACACGGCGCTTTCGCAGCGATAGTGCCGCGCAGCAGGCGCTGGGCAGCACGCTGACGCTGGACCAGGTGAAGGCCGAGGACTTCGACGCCGTGTTTTATCCCGGCGGCCATGGTCCGTTGTGGGACCTGGCCGAAGACAAGCGTTCGATCGCGTTGATCGAGCAGTTCGACCGGCTCGGCAAGCCGGTGGGCGCGGTCTGCCATGCGCCCGGGGTGCTGCGGCACGTGAAGGGCGCGGATGGCCAGCCGCTGGTGCAGGGCAAGGAAGTCACGGGCTTTACCAACAGCGAGGAAGCCGCGGTGCAGTTGACCGAGGTGGTGCCGTTCCTGGTGGAGGATGTGCTCAAGGCCAACGGCGGGCGGTTTACGCGCGGCGACGACTGGACCAGCCACGTAGCGGTGGCGGGGCGGCTGGTGACGGGGCAGAACCCGGCGTCGTCGGAGGCGGGCGCCGAGGCGGTGTTGGGGTTGTTGAAGTAA
- a CDS encoding FAD:protein FMN transferase: MPDLNRVLVPVALSAPPLPPAPEARLQRWGGQTMGTSWTVAALLPPGADGHAIAAGIQSVLARVISQMSNWEADSDLSRFNRAPPGTWHALPADCFAVLRTALQVARDSGGAYDPSAGPLVDLWGFGPAPARRAPPSPDEVQAARGRCGWARVEVDAAGQRARQPGGVALDFCAIAKGFAVDAVARYLCEQGLDHHLTEIGGELRGHGVKPDGMPWWVALEAPPGPGSDGAQQTLVALHGLSVATSGDYRRYFDSDGRRYAHTIDPRTGYPASHALASVTVIHPQCMLADALSTALTVLGPDAGMAHARRHGIAARFLVRSADGFLEHLSPAFAAMLA; this comes from the coding sequence ATGCCGGACTTGAACCGCGTCCTGGTTCCCGTGGCGCTGTCCGCGCCGCCGCTGCCGCCGGCGCCCGAGGCGCGCTTGCAGCGCTGGGGCGGACAGACCATGGGCACCAGCTGGACGGTGGCCGCGCTGTTGCCGCCGGGCGCGGACGGCCATGCCATCGCCGCCGGCATCCAGTCGGTGCTCGCGCGCGTGATTTCGCAGATGAGCAACTGGGAGGCGGATTCGGACCTGAGCCGCTTCAACCGCGCGCCGCCGGGCACCTGGCACGCCTTGCCGGCAGACTGCTTCGCGGTGCTGCGGACCGCATTGCAAGTCGCACGCGACAGCGGCGGCGCCTATGACCCCAGTGCCGGTCCGCTGGTCGACCTGTGGGGCTTCGGTCCCGCCCCCGCGCGCCGCGCACCGCCGTCGCCTGACGAAGTCCAGGCCGCGCGCGGCCGTTGCGGCTGGGCCCGCGTCGAAGTCGATGCCGCGGGCCAGCGCGCCCGCCAGCCGGGCGGCGTGGCGCTGGATTTCTGCGCCATCGCCAAGGGCTTCGCCGTCGACGCGGTGGCGCGCTACCTGTGCGAACAGGGGCTGGACCACCATCTGACCGAGATCGGCGGCGAACTGCGCGGCCATGGCGTCAAGCCCGACGGTATGCCGTGGTGGGTCGCGCTGGAGGCGCCGCCGGGGCCGGGCAGCGATGGCGCGCAGCAAACGCTGGTCGCGCTGCACGGGCTGTCCGTGGCCACCTCCGGCGACTACCGGCGCTACTTCGACAGCGATGGCCGCCGCTATGCCCATACCATCGATCCGCGCACCGGCTATCCGGCCAGCCACGCGCTGGCCTCGGTCACGGTGATCCATCCGCAGTGCATGCTGGCCGATGCGCTGTCCACCGCGCTGACCGTGCTGGGCCCCGACGCCGGCATGGCGCACGCGCGCCGCCACGGCATTGCCGCGCGCTTCCTGGTGCGCAGCGCGGACGGCTTTCTCGAACATCTTTCGCCGGCCTTTGCCGCGATGCTGGCATGA
- a CDS encoding PepSY-associated TM helix domain-containing protein, giving the protein MTDTQPAAGQQRRAFWLKHLHQWHWISSAICLVGMLLFAVTGFTLNHAGQIEARPAVQTRHATLPARVLDKVRAAAPAGAAGAARASETRAPVPAVLADWLAQALDIDASGREAEWSADEIYVALPRPGGDAWVSIALDSGEAQYENTSRGAISYLNDLHKGRHTGAAWSLFLDAFALACLVFCVTGLFLLKLHAGGRVATWPLVGLGLVVPVLLAILFIH; this is encoded by the coding sequence ATGACCGACACCCAGCCGGCCGCCGGCCAGCAGCGCCGTGCCTTCTGGCTCAAGCATCTCCATCAGTGGCACTGGATCAGTTCCGCGATCTGCCTGGTCGGGATGCTGCTGTTCGCGGTCACCGGCTTCACCCTGAACCACGCCGGCCAGATCGAGGCCCGGCCCGCGGTGCAGACCCGGCACGCCACGCTGCCCGCGCGCGTGCTCGACAAGGTCCGGGCCGCGGCCCCCGCCGGTGCTGCCGGTGCGGCCCGCGCGAGCGAGACCAGGGCGCCGGTGCCGGCGGTGCTGGCCGACTGGCTGGCGCAGGCGCTGGATATCGATGCCAGCGGGCGCGAGGCCGAATGGTCCGCCGACGAGATCTACGTGGCGCTGCCGCGCCCGGGTGGCGATGCCTGGGTCAGCATCGCGCTCGACAGCGGCGAAGCGCAGTACGAGAACACCTCGCGCGGTGCCATCTCGTACCTGAACGACCTGCACAAGGGGCGCCACACCGGCGCGGCGTGGAGCCTGTTCCTGGACGCATTCGCGCTGGCCTGCTTGGTGTTCTGCGTGACCGGCCTGTTCCTGCTCAAGCTGCATGCTGGCGGGCGCGTGGCGACCTGGCCGCTGGTGGGGCTCGGGCTGGTGGTGCCGGTGCTGCTGGCGATCCTGTTTATCCACTGA
- a CDS encoding DUF2271 domain-containing protein, whose protein sequence is MRRLLSVSLTGIAAVPLAGPALAADLNVKVDIPRLSVAEYHRPYVAMWVERADQSPVQTLAVWYDGKLKDGEGTKWLKDMRQWWRKAGRDLHMPADGISGATRAPGEHSVSFSDGKAPLGKLPAGNYQLVVEAAREVGGRELVRVPFTWPPQSAQSARAKGEHELGGVTVDLKP, encoded by the coding sequence ATGCGCCGACTGCTCTCCGTCTCCCTGACCGGCATCGCCGCCGTGCCGCTGGCCGGCCCCGCGCTGGCCGCGGACCTGAACGTCAAGGTCGACATCCCGCGCCTGAGCGTGGCCGAATACCACCGGCCCTATGTGGCGATGTGGGTCGAGCGTGCCGACCAGAGCCCGGTGCAGACCCTGGCGGTCTGGTACGACGGCAAGCTCAAGGACGGCGAGGGCACCAAGTGGCTCAAGGACATGCGCCAGTGGTGGCGCAAGGCCGGCCGCGACCTGCACATGCCGGCCGATGGCATCTCCGGCGCCACGCGCGCGCCGGGCGAGCACAGCGTGAGCTTCAGCGATGGCAAGGCCCCGCTGGGCAAGCTGCCCGCCGGCAACTACCAGCTGGTGGTGGAGGCCGCGCGCGAAGTGGGCGGGCGCGAGCTGGTGCGCGTGCCGTTCACGTGGCCGCCGCAATCCGCACAGAGCGCCCGCGCCAAGGGCGAACACGAACTCGGCGGCGTCACCGTCGACCTGAAGCCTTAA
- a CDS encoding sulfite reductase flavoprotein subunit alpha codes for MPSAIAGAGWLAVAGGLTLSVLGPSRLAMAAGVVAAYAGFCGAVVAHYRQRRARVAALAGTGDGATLVVYASQTGFAEQLALQTASALQGAGMPVQLLSLADLDGRRLRACRQALFVVSTTGEGDAPDSASGFARRLLAGADGLHALRYGILALGDSSYARFCAFGHALEAWLRRHRAQPLFDLIEVDNGDAGALRHWQNHLSALSGGAEIADWERPRYDDWRLAQRRHLNPGSQGAPAFHLVLAPPDGAALDWQAGDIAEVGPCHAPAEVERLLARLDLDGATPVRCDGADTTLAAAMATRMPLPAPHFAAMQGLAPQQLVDALAPLPHREYSIASLPRDGRLELLVRQTRHDDGRLGLASGWLTEHAPVGSRIALRIRTNRSFHPPAGDRPLILIGNGTGLAGLRAQLKARAAAGRRRNWLLFGERSARHDAFFAEELAGWLAEGTLARVDHAWSRDGGAPRYVQDALRMQADAVRQWVADGAAIYVCGSLQGMAGGVHEALAEILGEDALRRLADDGRYRRDVY; via the coding sequence ATGCCGTCCGCCATCGCCGGTGCCGGCTGGCTTGCCGTGGCCGGCGGCTTGACGTTGTCCGTGCTGGGGCCGTCGCGCCTGGCCATGGCCGCCGGGGTGGTCGCCGCGTACGCGGGGTTCTGCGGCGCGGTGGTGGCCCACTATCGCCAACGGCGCGCCAGGGTGGCGGCGCTGGCCGGCACGGGCGACGGCGCGACGCTGGTGGTCTATGCCAGCCAGACCGGGTTTGCCGAGCAGCTCGCGCTGCAGACTGCCAGCGCGCTGCAGGGCGCGGGCATGCCGGTGCAGCTGCTGTCGCTGGCCGATCTGGATGGCCGGCGCCTGCGGGCATGCCGCCAGGCCTTGTTCGTGGTCAGCACCACCGGCGAGGGCGACGCCCCGGACAGCGCGTCGGGCTTCGCGCGCCGCCTGCTGGCGGGCGCCGATGGCCTGCACGCGCTGCGCTACGGCATCCTCGCGCTCGGCGACAGCAGCTACGCGCGCTTCTGCGCCTTCGGCCACGCGCTGGAGGCGTGGCTGCGGCGCCATCGCGCCCAGCCTCTGTTCGACCTGATCGAAGTCGACAACGGCGACGCCGGTGCGCTGCGCCACTGGCAGAACCACCTGTCGGCGCTGAGCGGCGGCGCCGAGATCGCCGACTGGGAGCGCCCGCGCTATGACGACTGGCGGCTGGCGCAGCGCCGCCACCTGAATCCCGGCAGCCAGGGCGCGCCCGCCTTCCATCTGGTCCTGGCGCCACCGGACGGCGCGGCCCTGGACTGGCAGGCCGGCGACATTGCCGAGGTCGGCCCCTGCCACGCGCCGGCCGAGGTCGAGCGGCTGCTGGCGCGGCTTGACCTGGATGGCGCCACCCCGGTGCGCTGCGATGGCGCCGACACCACCCTGGCCGCGGCCATGGCCACGCGCATGCCGCTGCCCGCGCCGCACTTTGCCGCGATGCAGGGCCTGGCGCCGCAGCAACTGGTGGATGCGCTGGCGCCGCTGCCGCACCGCGAGTATTCGATCGCCTCGCTGCCGCGCGACGGCCGGCTCGAGCTGCTGGTGCGCCAGACCCGCCATGACGACGGCCGCCTCGGCCTGGCTTCGGGCTGGCTGACCGAGCACGCTCCGGTGGGCAGCCGCATCGCGCTGCGCATCCGCACCAATCGCAGTTTCCATCCGCCGGCCGGCGACCGGCCGCTGATCCTAATCGGCAACGGCACCGGGCTGGCCGGGCTGCGGGCCCAGCTCAAGGCCCGCGCCGCGGCCGGGCGGCGCCGCAACTGGCTGCTGTTCGGCGAGCGCTCGGCTCGGCATGACGCCTTCTTTGCCGAGGAACTGGCCGGCTGGCTCGCGGAAGGCACGCTGGCGCGGGTGGACCACGCCTGGTCGCGCGACGGTGGCGCGCCGCGCTATGTGCAGGACGCCCTGCGCATGCAGGCGGATGCGGTGCGGCAATGGGTCGCCGACGGCGCCGCCATCTACGTCTGCGGCAGCCTGCAGGGCATGGCCGGCGGCGTCCATGAGGCGCTGGCCGAAATCCTGGGCGAGGACGCCCTGCGCCGCCTCGCCGACGACGGCCGCTACCGGCGCGACGTCTACTAG